Proteins encoded in a region of the Halothiobacillus diazotrophicus genome:
- a CDS encoding EAL domain-containing protein — protein sequence MTIEARDNLKQDSQPAENPSAATGSCRPPRTRNRKRHQTLLFAFFALLLLPVAAGSLWIEHSQYRLAENETKDHGQHLAAAYASQIASRLNVQFTTLDFLASTLISTGTDPLHPSREADRVMRHFIELHPNIYAFNIQSADGNTIVWSTTNQSHIPINNGDEFTALGLNRNFLLGRATFAQRVDAHVLPMRFRVTDSDGKTRFFVGSPYHLDRLLHDEQPLLSRIFRFTVIDLRDRSVLGEWQDGRVLFNGTPGKVQTDPIDVPGYPLQIQINWAANRAMELYMAQAPLRWAWEIGTLFLLGLAAAGIVVLFQHRIRDAQRLKRLNEFNTMSAQVSQIIATTDDDGVLLQEICRLSIQYGHLKLAWVGTPDKRELLRCIAAFGAVDYLQDLAVSLHPQHNQQGDPVGLAWRDQKPRFYQSCKDSNYAKPWQARACRFGLHACAAHPIFRNGQIWAIFSVYHAQENVWDEDVQQLLGELAHIISRGLDQIDARNRERQLERRLLQSQNYQRALFEKNAAGLFLVDEHRIIQDANASLSEITGYPIDELVGKSTALLHVDHDAFERFATQHAALLHGQPWIHETANIRRKDGTIIIVQILGSPVSLASGDPGILWSIVDVTLQQQAQDQILFESLHDALTRLPNRRALDEYLPKAIARADRQNTILAVGMLDLDDFKPINDNWGHEAGDKLLNQLAARMQSLIRETDFLVRLGGDEFIVVLENLESGNTMAQLQAALDRLHQAVEYPFVLSETTRAEVGMTLGVALFPFDAKDGDSLIRHADAAMYQAKEHKHDRQQWWRHGVDRAGPPESEKQFDAYSEEAVALLHKTRPYLERVLGQFVNSFYSELARDPQANAILKTLSNQEMAGLMQSQRHHLQFLLNPETSQAGLIEHARHVGTVHVLVGVRPILLTQGISLYRRLLNEHLSHALLPARERYRLLITAETRIQDDLHVELAIEDQILTAYFRLNSAPLPPQGISWQESSTAEINQIGALAGIQAALLVQLAPDGTFTIVTHAGPLASTVAELYARPGHEPVVDPSSPRGMTICAQAWRSRQIYSIPSLSQDPHYQVWRESPLIERARSALSVPIINEQGQCEAVIVMMGAYPSQFESQVMQQFAFGMKQRWEQIWARSGTRPPIVPEAEAKKIRQRLFNNGLQMLVQPIVDLRTGQMIKVEALARLNLKEAQTVPPSFFLALLSEAELNRLFCIGLEASLAHLVSWDEQGMSVDVSINLPPCALLDNQSPDWVRTALEKYGIAPQRLTLELLETQSMDIVQRNEVIERLLNLGVKLAIDDLGSGYSSLQRLSSIPFETIKIDQGLLIQVRDKPIQTIGLISSIVQMGRDLNFVVVVEGLEDKGMLEMAAILGAQQGQGYALARPMTAKHLEPWYRGFELPIRPEKIDTFLGALTYHWWFIHHEHHVHPVDEAECPLTQFLIDQDLQDSEVARWHKLIHDNPGDAGTSALLTGYLIERIRDKSI from the coding sequence ATGACCATAGAAGCAAGGGACAACCTGAAACAGGACAGTCAGCCTGCGGAAAACCCGTCTGCGGCCACCGGTTCATGCAGGCCCCCTCGCACCAGAAACAGGAAACGACATCAGACCCTGCTTTTTGCCTTCTTCGCATTATTACTCCTGCCGGTCGCTGCCGGCAGTCTCTGGATCGAGCATAGTCAATACCGACTGGCTGAAAACGAAACCAAAGATCACGGGCAACATCTGGCCGCCGCCTATGCCAGCCAAATTGCCAGTCGACTTAATGTCCAATTCACGACCCTGGATTTCCTGGCATCGACGCTCATCAGCACAGGCACAGACCCGCTCCATCCTTCCCGTGAAGCCGATCGGGTCATGCGTCATTTCATCGAGCTGCACCCGAATATCTACGCATTCAATATTCAATCGGCGGATGGCAACACCATTGTCTGGTCGACCACCAACCAATCCCACATACCAATCAATAACGGCGACGAATTCACGGCGCTCGGGCTAAACAGGAATTTCCTACTGGGGCGCGCCACGTTTGCCCAGAGAGTGGACGCGCATGTACTCCCCATGCGATTCAGGGTGACCGATTCGGATGGGAAGACCCGCTTCTTTGTCGGTTCCCCCTATCACCTGGATCGACTGCTTCATGATGAACAACCATTACTATCGCGGATCTTCCGATTCACGGTTATCGACCTTCGGGACCGTAGCGTCCTCGGTGAGTGGCAGGATGGTCGCGTGTTGTTCAACGGTACCCCGGGAAAAGTTCAGACCGATCCGATCGATGTACCGGGTTACCCACTACAGATACAAATCAACTGGGCAGCAAACAGAGCAATGGAGCTGTACATGGCTCAGGCGCCCCTCCGCTGGGCCTGGGAAATCGGCACGCTTTTTCTGCTTGGCCTGGCCGCTGCAGGCATCGTCGTCCTTTTTCAGCACCGCATACGGGACGCACAGCGGCTCAAACGACTTAACGAATTCAACACGATGTCGGCGCAGGTCAGCCAGATCATCGCCACTACAGACGATGACGGGGTATTGCTCCAGGAGATATGCAGGCTTTCCATTCAATATGGTCACCTGAAACTTGCCTGGGTCGGCACACCGGACAAACGGGAACTATTGCGATGTATCGCTGCATTCGGCGCGGTCGACTACCTCCAGGATCTCGCCGTGTCGCTCCACCCGCAACACAACCAGCAGGGAGATCCGGTCGGACTCGCCTGGCGCGATCAGAAACCCCGCTTTTACCAGTCCTGCAAGGACTCGAATTACGCCAAACCCTGGCAGGCACGTGCTTGTCGTTTCGGTCTTCACGCCTGTGCGGCACACCCCATTTTCCGAAATGGACAGATATGGGCGATATTCAGTGTCTATCACGCACAGGAAAACGTGTGGGACGAAGATGTTCAACAATTGCTCGGGGAATTGGCGCACATCATTTCCCGCGGTCTGGATCAGATTGACGCCCGTAACCGGGAGCGACAACTCGAACGGAGGCTACTGCAGTCCCAGAACTATCAACGCGCGCTATTCGAAAAAAATGCCGCGGGACTGTTTCTGGTCGACGAACACAGGATCATTCAAGATGCTAATGCCTCACTGAGCGAAATTACCGGCTATCCCATCGATGAACTCGTCGGAAAAAGCACGGCACTGCTTCACGTCGATCATGACGCTTTTGAACGTTTTGCGACACAGCACGCAGCTTTGCTTCATGGTCAGCCATGGATTCATGAAACGGCAAATATCCGCAGGAAAGACGGCACCATCATCATCGTGCAGATCCTGGGTTCACCGGTTTCCCTGGCAAGTGGAGACCCGGGGATACTTTGGAGTATCGTCGACGTCACCCTGCAGCAGCAGGCTCAGGATCAGATTCTCTTCGAGTCTTTGCACGACGCACTGACCCGCCTCCCCAACCGTCGGGCATTGGATGAATATCTACCAAAAGCCATTGCCCGGGCCGATCGCCAAAATACCATCCTGGCGGTCGGCATGCTGGATCTCGACGATTTCAAGCCCATCAATGACAACTGGGGGCACGAGGCAGGTGACAAGCTCCTGAATCAGTTGGCCGCAAGGATGCAGTCCCTGATTCGCGAAACGGACTTCCTTGTCCGGCTGGGCGGGGACGAATTCATTGTTGTGCTCGAAAACCTCGAATCGGGCAATACCATGGCTCAGTTGCAGGCGGCGCTGGACCGCTTGCACCAAGCCGTTGAATACCCGTTCGTCCTTTCCGAGACCACCCGTGCCGAAGTCGGCATGACGCTCGGCGTGGCCCTCTTTCCCTTCGATGCAAAGGATGGCGACAGCCTGATACGGCATGCCGATGCAGCCATGTACCAGGCCAAGGAGCACAAACACGATCGGCAGCAGTGGTGGCGCCATGGCGTCGACCGCGCCGGTCCGCCGGAATCTGAGAAACAGTTTGACGCCTACAGCGAGGAAGCGGTTGCCCTGCTCCATAAAACGCGACCGTATCTGGAGCGCGTACTCGGCCAATTCGTCAATTCCTTCTACTCGGAACTTGCCCGGGATCCTCAAGCCAATGCGATCCTCAAAACACTCAGCAATCAGGAAATGGCCGGACTTATGCAGAGTCAGCGCCATCATCTGCAATTCCTGCTGAACCCCGAAACGTCCCAGGCGGGACTCATCGAACACGCGCGGCACGTCGGCACGGTCCATGTCCTGGTTGGGGTCAGGCCAATCTTATTAACGCAGGGTATCAGTCTATACCGTCGACTACTCAACGAGCACCTGAGTCATGCTTTACTACCCGCTCGCGAGCGGTACCGGCTACTCATCACCGCCGAAACCCGTATCCAGGACGATCTGCATGTCGAACTGGCCATCGAGGACCAGATTCTCACCGCCTATTTTCGTCTCAACTCGGCCCCGCTGCCCCCCCAGGGGATATCGTGGCAGGAAAGCAGCACGGCGGAAATCAATCAGATCGGGGCACTAGCCGGCATTCAGGCCGCTTTGCTCGTTCAACTCGCACCAGATGGCACATTCACCATCGTGACCCATGCAGGCCCTCTGGCATCAACCGTTGCCGAACTGTACGCCCGACCGGGGCATGAGCCCGTGGTCGATCCCTCGTCGCCACGCGGCATGACAATTTGCGCGCAGGCATGGCGAAGCAGACAGATCTACTCGATCCCCTCGCTGTCGCAGGATCCGCATTATCAGGTGTGGCGGGAATCACCGCTCATCGAGCGCGCACGCTCAGCCCTCAGCGTGCCCATCATCAACGAACAGGGACAATGCGAAGCGGTGATCGTGATGATGGGTGCCTACCCCAGTCAGTTCGAATCGCAGGTGATGCAGCAATTCGCCTTCGGGATGAAGCAGCGATGGGAGCAGATTTGGGCGCGCTCTGGCACCAGGCCCCCCATCGTGCCGGAGGCGGAAGCAAAAAAAATACGTCAACGCCTCTTCAACAACGGCCTGCAAATGTTGGTTCAACCGATCGTGGATCTTCGGACCGGCCAGATGATCAAGGTCGAAGCTCTTGCCCGGCTCAATCTGAAGGAAGCGCAAACGGTACCGCCCAGTTTCTTCCTGGCATTGCTGAGCGAAGCCGAATTGAACCGGCTATTTTGCATCGGTCTGGAAGCATCACTCGCACATCTCGTATCCTGGGACGAGCAAGGGATGAGCGTCGATGTGTCCATCAATCTGCCGCCCTGCGCGCTATTGGACAACCAGAGTCCGGACTGGGTCCGAACGGCACTGGAAAAATACGGAATCGCGCCGCAACGGCTAACACTCGAGCTGTTGGAAACCCAGTCCATGGATATCGTGCAAAGAAACGAGGTCATCGAACGACTGCTGAACTTAGGTGTCAAGCTGGCAATCGACGATCTCGGCTCCGGATACAGCAGTCTGCAACGGTTGTCGTCCATTCCCTTCGAAACAATCAAAATCGATCAGGGGCTGCTGATTCAGGTTCGGGACAAGCCGATCCAGACGATCGGACTGATCTCGTCCATCGTACAGATGGGGCGCGATCTCAATTTTGTGGTCGTCGTGGAGGGACTGGAAGACAAAGGGATGCTCGAAATGGCCGCCATCCTCGGCGCACAACAGGGGCAGGGATACGCACTTGCCCGCCCGATGACCGCGAAACATCTGGAACCCTGGTACCGCGGATTCGAGCTACCGATCCGTCCCGAGAAGATCGATACCTTTCTGGGTGCGCTGACCTATCACTGGTGGTTCATTCACCACGAGCACCACGTTCATCCCGTGGATGAGGCAGAATGTCCACTCACCCAATTCCTGATCGATCAGGACCTGCAGGATAGCGAGGTAGCCCGGTGGCACAAGCTGATCCACGACAACCCCGGGGATGCAGGAACCAGCGCCTTGCTGACCGGCTACCTGATCGAGCGCATCAGGGACAAAAGCATTTAG
- a CDS encoding FAD/NAD(P)-binding protein gives MSYALTPFEAEVIERHDETPDLFSLQLRLTDATRQAQYRFVPGQFNMLYLPGMGEVPISIVSDPEDRHVINHTIRKVGSVTDNLGKLQVGDRLGLRGPYGRGWPIDAAEGTDLVVVTGGLGCAPSVSFIEYALRRQSRYGHIHIIQGVKHAHDFIWRERYELWRTYPDVDVWLTADTGDTLWPGKVGPVTQFFDQLSIAPQRTSVIMCGPEGMMNAVVRDMRQRNVPDTQIWLSMERNMHCAIGSCGRCQLGAKFVCRDGPVFNFAELAPYWGHKGV, from the coding sequence ATGAGTTACGCCCTAACCCCCTTCGAGGCGGAAGTCATCGAGCGTCATGACGAAACGCCCGATCTCTTCAGTCTTCAATTGCGTCTCACCGACGCGACACGCCAGGCCCAATACCGTTTCGTTCCGGGTCAATTCAACATGCTCTATCTGCCCGGCATGGGGGAGGTGCCGATTTCCATCGTGTCCGATCCCGAAGATCGACACGTCATCAATCACACCATCCGCAAGGTCGGATCGGTAACCGACAATCTGGGCAAGCTGCAGGTGGGTGACCGGCTGGGACTCCGCGGGCCTTACGGACGGGGCTGGCCGATCGACGCGGCGGAAGGGACCGATCTCGTGGTCGTGACCGGCGGCCTGGGCTGTGCACCCTCGGTTTCCTTCATCGAATATGCCCTGCGACGTCAGTCGCGGTATGGCCATATTCATATCATCCAGGGCGTCAAGCACGCCCACGATTTCATCTGGCGCGAACGCTACGAACTCTGGCGTACCTATCCCGATGTTGATGTCTGGTTGACGGCGGATACGGGCGATACGCTGTGGCCGGGCAAGGTCGGCCCGGTCACGCAATTCTTCGATCAACTGAGCATCGCCCCCCAACGCACCTCGGTCATCATGTGCGGGCCGGAGGGCATGATGAATGCCGTCGTTCGCGATATGCGTCAGCGCAACGTCCCCGACACGCAGATCTGGTTGAGCATGGAACGGAACATGCACTGTGCCATCGGCTCCTGCGGCCGCTGCCAACTGGGTGCAAAATTCGTCTGTCGCGACGGACCCGTGTTCAACTTCGCGGAGTTGGCGCCGTACTGGGGTCACAAAGGCGTATGA
- a CDS encoding NADH-quinone oxidoreductase subunit B family protein yields MHGASSRPRVAVHKFSSCDGCQLAFLNLGEPLLVLAETVDILHFAEAGPIDEDAVVDIAFVEGSIATSKDAERLAKIRENSRYVVTIGACATAGGIQALRNLHDAGEWMAGIYAQPEFLDLLPESKPIAAVIKVDLELWGCPVNGAQVLGVTKSLLAGHLPRIDHSAVCMSCKRQNLVCVMVTQGKPCMGPVTQTGCGALCPSMQRDCYACYGPAAQANVSAFSQHLAATGMTPREIGQRFLFINSQASPFADAGKAWFDAAASETQPVSGAGQ; encoded by the coding sequence ATGCACGGTGCATCATCCCGCCCCCGCGTGGCCGTACACAAGTTCAGCTCCTGTGACGGTTGCCAGCTGGCGTTCCTGAATCTCGGCGAGCCCCTCCTGGTCCTCGCGGAAACCGTGGACATCCTGCATTTTGCCGAAGCAGGGCCTATCGACGAGGACGCCGTCGTGGACATCGCCTTCGTCGAGGGCAGCATCGCCACCTCGAAGGATGCGGAGCGCCTGGCGAAGATTCGGGAAAACAGCCGTTACGTCGTCACCATCGGCGCCTGCGCGACGGCAGGCGGCATTCAGGCACTACGCAATCTCCACGATGCCGGCGAATGGATGGCTGGCATCTATGCCCAGCCCGAGTTTCTCGATCTCCTGCCTGAATCGAAGCCCATCGCGGCCGTAATCAAGGTCGATCTGGAGCTCTGGGGCTGCCCCGTCAACGGCGCACAGGTGCTCGGCGTCACCAAGTCGCTTCTGGCCGGCCACTTGCCACGAATCGACCACAGTGCCGTCTGCATGTCCTGCAAACGCCAGAATCTCGTGTGCGTCATGGTGACTCAGGGCAAACCCTGCATGGGTCCTGTCACCCAAACCGGCTGCGGTGCACTCTGCCCCAGCATGCAACGGGACTGCTACGCCTGCTATGGCCCCGCTGCCCAAGCCAATGTCTCCGCCTTCAGCCAGCATCTCGCGGCAACCGGCATGACACCCCGGGAAATTGGTCAGCGTTTTCTCTTCATCAATAGTCAGGCGTCGCCATTCGCTGATGCGGGAAAAGCGTGGTTCGACGCGGCGGCATCGGAAACGCAACCGGTGTCAGGAGCAGGTCAATGA
- a CDS encoding 4Fe-4S dicluster domain-containing protein, which translates to MYISRFLPRERFDDLIEALRAAGYPIVGPQVHDQAIVFDALNHAAQLPIGIVDEQSPGRYRLHASDTNRYFDWTTGPQALKPMTFVPRETLWRSVRQPDGQLEFSAEHADMPQTAVIGIRACDLAALAIQDRHFMHGPQSDPYYVQRRERLFLVAVNCMRSSDTCFCAATGDGPKVHTGQDLSLSELDEGFILEAHTGQAREILASLSIGPADDEQLDRAETGIKQAADNQRRSLPAGPLQEKLVGAVDHPHWQTLNDRCLTCGNCTAVCPTCFCQSHVEEISLNGQETRHDRQWESCFNPDHSYIHGIVIRAERPQRYRQWLTHKFGTWEEQFGRGGCTGCGRCIAWCPVGIDVTEELAAVCSPPTLTADSGGSPS; encoded by the coding sequence ATGTATATAAGCAGGTTTTTACCCAGGGAACGCTTCGACGACCTGATCGAGGCACTCCGTGCCGCGGGTTATCCCATTGTCGGGCCACAGGTCCACGATCAGGCTATTGTCTTCGACGCGTTGAACCACGCCGCGCAATTACCGATCGGCATCGTCGACGAGCAATCGCCCGGACGCTACCGCCTGCATGCATCGGATACGAATCGCTATTTCGATTGGACCACCGGCCCTCAGGCGCTCAAGCCCATGACCTTCGTCCCTCGGGAAACCCTCTGGCGCAGCGTCCGCCAGCCTGACGGACAGCTCGAATTCTCGGCGGAGCATGCCGACATGCCACAGACCGCCGTCATCGGCATTCGGGCCTGTGACCTCGCGGCACTCGCCATCCAGGACCGGCATTTCATGCATGGTCCACAGAGCGATCCCTACTATGTCCAGCGTCGCGAACGCCTGTTTCTGGTTGCCGTGAACTGCATGCGTTCGTCAGATACCTGCTTCTGCGCGGCCACCGGCGATGGCCCCAAAGTGCATACCGGACAGGACCTCTCGCTCTCGGAGCTGGATGAAGGATTTATCCTGGAAGCCCATACCGGGCAGGCTCGTGAGATCCTGGCGTCGCTATCGATCGGACCGGCCGATGATGAACAGCTCGACAGAGCCGAAACCGGAATCAAGCAGGCGGCAGACAACCAACGACGAAGCCTCCCCGCGGGACCGCTTCAGGAGAAACTCGTCGGAGCAGTCGACCATCCGCACTGGCAAACCCTCAATGACCGCTGCCTGACCTGCGGCAATTGTACAGCGGTATGTCCGACCTGCTTCTGCCAGAGCCATGTCGAGGAGATCTCCCTGAACGGCCAGGAAACCCGCCATGATCGACAATGGGAGAGCTGCTTCAACCCCGATCACAGCTACATCCATGGCATCGTGATCCGAGCCGAACGGCCGCAACGCTACCGACAGTGGTTGACCCACAAGTTCGGCACCTGGGAAGAACAATTCGGCCGTGGCGGTTGCACGGGATGCGGCCGCTGCATCGCCTGGTGCCCGGTCGGCATCGATGTCACGGAGGAACTGGCCGCCGTCTGTTCCCCGCCCACCCTCACCGCTGACTCCGGAGGATCTCCGTCATGA
- a CDS encoding Ni/Fe hydrogenase subunit alpha, with amino-acid sequence MSDSRTGNNLRTGDIHVPVLARVEGEGALDIRIRNGQIDDLKLRIFEPPRLFEKLLEGRPAQDVIDTVARICGICPVAYQMSAVAAIESIFQLTPSPWVQAMRRVMYCGEWIQSHSLHIHLLAAPDFLGFDSAPEMAKRFPAEVRRGLHLQGIGNEIIRTFGGRSVHPVGVRPGGFFRAPTATAISELREKLQDGLQAASGLIEWVATLPIPVDDQEFVCVSLRHHDDYAIERGRIISDQGLDIGIDDYERHFREFQVPHSTALHALLDDRPYLVGPLARINNNLDQLPADLRAIIATTGIAFPSRNMFHSILARAIEIHYALSEALRLTEDYDAGSTPFIEPSPLPGIGFGCTEAPRGILWHRYELDEQGWVKSARIVPPTSQNQARMEEDLKTTLTRFGLNQTDDALRLHGEMVVRNYDPCISCATHFLDFRAERS; translated from the coding sequence ATGAGCGATTCAAGAACCGGGAATAACTTGAGAACCGGAGACATTCATGTGCCCGTTCTGGCACGTGTCGAGGGGGAAGGCGCCCTGGATATCCGGATTCGGAACGGGCAGATCGACGATCTGAAATTGCGGATCTTCGAACCGCCGCGGCTGTTCGAAAAGCTCCTCGAAGGTCGCCCGGCTCAGGATGTCATCGATACCGTGGCACGGATCTGCGGTATCTGTCCCGTGGCCTACCAGATGAGCGCCGTCGCCGCCATCGAGTCCATTTTCCAATTGACGCCCAGTCCCTGGGTTCAGGCGATGCGGCGCGTCATGTATTGCGGCGAATGGATTCAAAGCCACAGCCTGCACATCCATCTGCTGGCCGCACCGGATTTTCTCGGTTTCGACAGCGCGCCCGAGATGGCAAAGCGCTTCCCGGCCGAAGTGCGTCGAGGGCTTCATCTTCAGGGCATCGGCAACGAGATCATCCGCACCTTTGGTGGCCGCTCCGTCCATCCGGTGGGCGTCCGGCCAGGGGGATTCTTCCGTGCCCCCACCGCCACCGCGATCAGCGAGCTGCGCGAAAAGCTGCAGGACGGACTACAGGCCGCATCGGGGTTGATCGAGTGGGTGGCGACACTACCGATACCCGTAGACGACCAGGAGTTTGTGTGTGTCAGCCTACGTCATCATGACGACTACGCCATCGAGCGTGGCCGTATCATCTCGGATCAGGGGCTGGACATCGGCATCGACGACTACGAACGACACTTCCGGGAATTCCAGGTGCCGCATTCCACCGCATTGCATGCCCTGCTGGATGATCGTCCCTATCTGGTCGGTCCGCTCGCGCGCATCAACAACAATCTTGATCAGCTGCCTGCCGATCTGCGCGCCATAATCGCGACCACGGGCATCGCATTTCCGAGTCGGAACATGTTTCACAGCATTCTGGCGCGCGCCATCGAGATCCATTACGCCTTGAGTGAAGCCTTGAGGCTCACGGAAGACTACGACGCCGGTAGCACGCCCTTCATCGAACCATCACCCCTGCCCGGTATCGGATTCGGCTGTACGGAGGCGCCCAGGGGCATCCTCTGGCACCGCTATGAACTGGATGAACAGGGGTGGGTCAAATCGGCACGAATTGTTCCGCCCACCAGCCAGAATCAGGCGCGCATGGAGGAAGACCTCAAGACCACCCTGACGCGCTTCGGACTGAACCAGACGGATGACGCGCTGCGGCTCCACGGCGAAATGGTCGTCCGGAATTACGACCCCTGCATCTCCTGCGCCACGCACTTTCTGGATTTTCGCGCGGAGCGATCATGA
- a CDS encoding methyl-accepting chemotaxis protein — MSTTDLKGVITYVNDDFIAVSGFTRDELVGKSHNVVRHPDMPAAAFADLWQTLKKGESWRNLVKNRCKNGDHYWVDAYVSPIFKEREIIGYQSVRTRPTDTQIRDAEKLFKQLNADPSATMPKKRGFHDYSALLLINFGMLFLMAFQTFNLYLLFTSQSPLDAEHLIMGVLGLFWPIPMYLIVRSLFRPIKHTAAELKRIAAGYLRDRIDVKGRNEVGSIAESTKSLQARLITVIGEFTESSVTLSSVAEQLSSSSEQSVRGLERQTSQTEMVAAAMNQMTATVQDVARNASQTAEAVHQAQKQTAEGQQELQRTHAAINQLSARLDGTAKVIDTLRTKGDAIENVVKLISGIADQTNLLALNAAIEAARAGEHGRGFAVVADEVRSLAAKTQSSTIEIRDMIEQLRSGIVEAVDVVQQGHSQMENVKERATATEQALGQINTAVQHIGDMSTQIATATEEQSLVAEEMNRNITEISNQTETATRLSRDNAALGDQIAKLSEELQYIVAAYNLGIDGSKISSRQNARGRGSKANN; from the coding sequence GTGTCTACGACCGATCTAAAGGGTGTTATTACCTACGTCAATGATGACTTCATTGCCGTGAGCGGTTTTACCCGCGATGAGCTCGTTGGTAAAAGTCATAATGTCGTGCGTCATCCGGATATGCCTGCTGCGGCCTTTGCTGATCTATGGCAAACACTGAAGAAAGGCGAATCCTGGCGTAATCTCGTCAAGAATCGCTGCAAGAATGGTGATCATTATTGGGTCGACGCTTATGTCAGTCCCATATTCAAGGAACGGGAAATTATCGGCTACCAGTCGGTGAGAACGCGCCCGACGGATACGCAAATCCGCGATGCGGAGAAACTGTTCAAGCAGTTGAATGCCGACCCATCGGCGACCATGCCAAAAAAGCGCGGCTTCCATGATTACTCGGCTTTGCTGCTGATCAATTTCGGAATGCTCTTTCTCATGGCGTTCCAGACCTTCAATCTGTATCTATTGTTCACCAGTCAAAGTCCGCTCGATGCCGAGCATCTCATTATGGGCGTCCTGGGCCTGTTCTGGCCGATACCCATGTATCTGATCGTCCGATCCTTGTTCAGACCCATCAAACATACCGCCGCGGAATTGAAGCGCATTGCCGCTGGGTATCTTCGCGATCGCATTGACGTTAAGGGTCGGAACGAAGTCGGCAGTATTGCGGAATCCACCAAATCCTTGCAGGCGCGTTTGATTACGGTGATCGGCGAATTCACGGAGTCTTCAGTCACACTGTCCTCGGTGGCCGAGCAGCTGTCGAGCAGTAGCGAGCAGTCGGTCAGAGGGCTCGAACGCCAGACAAGCCAGACCGAGATGGTCGCCGCAGCCATGAATCAGATGACCGCCACTGTCCAGGATGTGGCGCGGAATGCATCGCAAACGGCCGAGGCGGTGCACCAGGCTCAGAAGCAGACAGCCGAGGGGCAGCAGGAATTGCAGCGCACGCATGCTGCGATCAACCAGCTGTCTGCGCGCCTGGATGGCACCGCCAAGGTGATCGACACCCTCCGAACCAAGGGCGATGCCATCGAGAACGTGGTGAAGCTGATCAGCGGCATTGCCGACCAGACCAATCTGCTGGCGTTGAACGCGGCGATCGAGGCGGCGCGTGCCGGCGAACATGGTCGCGGATTTGCCGTGGTAGCCGACGAGGTGCGCTCCCTGGCCGCCAAGACCCAATCCTCGACGATTGAAATCCGCGACATGATCGAACAGTTGCGCAGCGGGATCGTCGAGGCCGTGGACGTGGTCCAGCAGGGGCATAGCCAGATGGAGAACGTCAAGGAACGGGCGACGGCGACCGAGCAGGCGCTGGGGCAAATCAATACGGCGGTCCAGCATATCGGGGACATGAGCACGCAAATCGCCACAGCCACGGAAGAACAGAGCTTGGTGGCCGAGGAAATGAATCGCAACATCACCGAGATCAGTAACCAGACGGAGACGGCCACGCGCCTGAGTCGGGACAATGCGGCGCTGGGAGATCAAATCGCCAAGCTATCCGAAGAGCTGCAATATATCGTTGCCGCGTACAACTTGGGCATTGACGGCTCCAAGATATCGTCTCGACAGAACGCTCGTGGTCGGGGCAGTAAGGCGAACAATTGA